The window AATCTCTCGATCTGAATCACACTAGCAAGGCCATGATTCTAGTGTCCCTTATGACTCCGAAGTTCGCTCTGGACCCTAGCATCGAACTCTGGCGAACTTGGGAGTCGGGACACTAGATGGCCAACCGCACGCTCACCGTCGCCGCGATCCAGACCTGGTACGGCCACGACCTGCGCGACAACATCGCGAGGACGGAAGCCTTCGTGCGCGAGGTGGTGACGGGCGGTGCGCAGGTGGTGCTGCCGTCGGAGCTGTTCCAGGGCATCTATTTCTGCACCAAGCAGGACCCGAAGTGGTTCACCACCGCGCATCCAGTCGGCGAGCATCCGTGCGTGCTGGCGCTGCAGAAGCTCGCTGCGGAGCTGAAGATCGTCATCCCCATCTCGTTCTTCGAAAGGGACGGCCCGCGCTATTACAACAGCGTCGCCATCGCCGACACGGACGGCAAGATCCTCGGCGTCTACCGCAAGAGCCACATCCCCGACGGCCCGGGTTACCAGGAGAAGTACTATTTCCGCCCCGGCGACACCGGCTTCAAGACCTGGAACACGAAGGCGGGCCACATCGGCGTCGGCATCTGCTGGGACCAGTGGTTCCCCGAGACGGCGCGCGCCATGGCCGTGGCCGGCGCCGAGGTGCTGTTCTATCCGACCGCCATCGGGTCGGAGCCATACGACGCGGCGCTCGACACGCACCTGCAGTGGCAGCGGGCGATGCAGGGGCATGCCGTGTCGAACGCGGTGCCGATCGTCGCCGCCAATCGCATTGGGCTCGAAGACAACGACGGCGCGAAGCAGCGATTCTACGGCCACTCGTTCATTGCCGACCACCGCGGCGAGATCGTCGAGAGCTTCAACGCGACGGAGGAGGGCGTGCTGGTGCACACATTCGATCTCGACGAGATCGCGAGCTATCGCGCCGACTGGGGCTTCTTCCGCGACCGGCGCACCGACCTCTACGCCAAGAGCATCATCTGATCAGGGCGAGCCGGCGCTGGTCAGCAGCTTGGCGAAGTAGCTCGATAGCAACCGATTGCCGGGATCGCGCGCGCGCCGCGCCACCGCGAACTCGGCCCAGCGCTTGCCATAGGCCTTGCCGACCTGCTCGGGCGTCAGATGCTTCGTCTGGTTGAACAGCGGATGGCCGTTGTGCGCGCTGGCAAAGGCGTTGAATGCCTTGAGAAACTCGTCCCAGCCCGCACCGCCCGTCGACACCGGATCGATGCTGATCGCCGGCGCGTCGTGCGAGAACGAGAGCAACGCGTTCTTGTCCTGCACCATGCGGTAGCCGACCGCCGGCAGGTCGCAACGGAAGCCGGTGCGCTCGGCGTGCTCGCGGCAGAAGCGGCTGTACGCCTCGAACGTGTCGAAGAACTGCTTTTCGTCGAACGACCACATCGAGAAGACGAACTTGTAGAGGCCCGGCTTCTCCTGGTGGCGGATGATCTGCAGCTGCGGATACGTGGCCTTGCCGCCGACGAGCATGCTCGTCCACCGGCAGATCAGGAAATCGTAGACGGCGCGCACGCGGTGCTCGATCGGATGGCCGCGCGCACCCCGCGCGATCATGATCGTGAACATGGGACCGAGGTTGCGCCAGAAGGCATTACGCAGCCACCAGCGGCCTGACGACGTCGGCTTGACGCCCGGCAGCTCGCGCCGCTCCTCCACCATCACCTTTTGCGTGAAGGGGTAGAAGTACATCATCAAGGCGTTGCGCTGCGCGATCAGCTCGGGCATCGCCGTGCGGAACTCCTCGATCGTGTAGACCCGGTGCTTGGCGTAGACCGCCGTCATCGGCTTGACGCGCAGCGTCACCTCGACGAGCACGCCGAGCAGCCCGTAGCTCGAGCGGAGCAAACGCATCTCGTCGGGATCATCGGCCTCGTTGTAGCTCGCGACACTGCCGTCGGGCTTGACGATCTTGAGGCCCGAGACGAACGAGCTCACCTGTCCCCAGTGCGAGGTGCCGATGAGCGAGCTGTCCTTGGTCGCGGCGCAGGCAACCGCGCCGAGCGTGACGTTGCCGATCTCGGTGTTGATGTGAAACTGCTTGCCGTGACGCGCCAGCTCCTCGGCCACGTCGATGTAGAGCGCGCCGGCTTCGGCAGTGACGAAGTCGTGGCCGATCTCGATGATCCGCGACGTGCCGGTCATGTCCAGCATGGTGCCGCCGTCGTCGGCGGAGCAGGGTGCGGGTGAATGCAGCTTTCCGACCGCGCGCACGGGCGAGGGATATTTCACCGCGTCCTTCATCACCCGCACGACATCGTCGATCGTTTGCGGCCGGACGACGACTGCGGGCCGATAGGTGACGCCGCCTTCCCAATTGGTGATTTCGCCTGCCTCGGGTGCCGCAGGAGCCGCCGCGCGCGTCGCCACGAAGGCGGACGGCCCGGCAAGCTTGAGCAGCGCCGCGAAATGCGGCGCCATCGCTAGATGCGGCACGAGCGATTTCATGACTACCCCCCGCCACGACTAAACGCGTGCGGTTTCAATGGGTAGGCAGCCTATCCTGAGAATCCTTGTCTGCCCATACGCGCGGCCCCTCGATACTTAACCGGGCGTCTGAGATCGTTCGCGTTGCATCCGCCTCAGACGGACTTCGACATCCGCTGGCCAATGATGATCAGCCGCGCGGCCCGCTCGGCGGCATCCTGCAGGTACTGGCGCGATTTCTTGATCGCTACGTCGAGCGGCATCGCATTGGGCGTCGCCGTCTCCAGGCCGTCGATGCCGTGTTGGAACACGCCGCCGGCATCGTCCGCCAGGCCGCCGCCGATGGCGACGACGGGTACGCCATGTTTCTTCGCTGCGGCAGCGACACCCGATGGGGTCTTGCCGAAGGCGGTCTGGAAGTCGACGCGACCCTCACCCGTGATGGCGAGGTCGGCGCCCCGCATGTGCTCCTCAAGCCGCGTCGCCGCGACGACCAGCTCGACGCCGCGCTTCAGGGTGGCATTGGTGAACGCCATGAGACCGGCACCGATGCCGCCGCCGGCGCCGGCGCCGGGGCGGTCAATGACGTCCTGGCCGATCGAGCGCTTAATGACGTGGGCGAAGTGCGCGAGGTTCTTGTCGAGCTGCTCGACCATCTCCGGCGTGGCGCCCTTCTGGGGACCGTACACGCGCGAGGCGCCCTTCTCGCCGCACAGCGGATTGGTGACGTCGCAGGCGACGGAGATGTGGATCTTGGCCAGTCCCGGGTTCGCCATCGACATGTCGACGGCCTGCACCTTGTCGAGGTGGCCGCCGGCGATGAGGTCGGGGATCGGTGCGCCGCCGAAGTTCAGGAAACGCACGCCCAGAGCCTGGGCAAGACCGGCTCCCGCGTCGTTGGTCGCCGAACCGCCGATGCCGAGGATGATCTCGTGCACGCCGCGCTTGATCGCGTCGGCGATCAGCTCGCCGGTGCCGAACGTGGTGGCGATAAGCGGGTTGCGCTGCTCCTTGGGAACCAGCGGCAGGCCCGAAGCTTCGGCCATCTCGATGACCGCTGTCTTGCCGTCGCCGAGGAGGCCGTAGGAGGCCATGACCCTGGCGCCCATTGGGCCGGAGACCTCGACCTTGACGATCTGGCCGCCGGTTGCGTCGACGAGCGACTGCACTGTGCCTTCACCGCCGTCGGCCATCGGCACTTTCACATATGTCGCGTTGGGCCAGACCCGCTTCAGTCCGGTTTCCAGTTCGCCCGCCACTTCCAGAGAGGTCAGGTTTTCTTTGAAGGAGTCGGGGGCGATGACGATCTTCATATGGCCTTCTTCTCACGGACGCTCGCGCGCCAACGGCTAATCGGCGTTAGGATACGGGGAAAGGCTGCACTGTGTCGCGCGCCTGCTTAAAGTTGCTTTCTTGGACGGGGGTGGCCCGAAAGCCATCGCG of the Hyphomicrobium album genome contains:
- the aguB gene encoding N-carbamoylputrescine amidase, with amino-acid sequence MANRTLTVAAIQTWYGHDLRDNIARTEAFVREVVTGGAQVVLPSELFQGIYFCTKQDPKWFTTAHPVGEHPCVLALQKLAAELKIVIPISFFERDGPRYYNSVAIADTDGKILGVYRKSHIPDGPGYQEKYYFRPGDTGFKTWNTKAGHIGVGICWDQWFPETARAMAVAGAEVLFYPTAIGSEPYDAALDTHLQWQRAMQGHAVSNAVPIVAANRIGLEDNDGAKQRFYGHSFIADHRGEIVESFNATEEGVLVHTFDLDEIASYRADWGFFRDRRTDLYAKSII
- a CDS encoding glycerate kinase; translated protein: MKIVIAPDSFKENLTSLEVAGELETGLKRVWPNATYVKVPMADGGEGTVQSLVDATGGQIVKVEVSGPMGARVMASYGLLGDGKTAVIEMAEASGLPLVPKEQRNPLIATTFGTGELIADAIKRGVHEIILGIGGSATNDAGAGLAQALGVRFLNFGGAPIPDLIAGGHLDKVQAVDMSMANPGLAKIHISVACDVTNPLCGEKGASRVYGPQKGATPEMVEQLDKNLAHFAHVIKRSIGQDVIDRPGAGAGGGIGAGLMAFTNATLKRGVELVVAATRLEEHMRGADLAITGEGRVDFQTAFGKTPSGVAAAAKKHGVPVVAIGGGLADDAGGVFQHGIDGLETATPNAMPLDVAIKKSRQYLQDAAERAARLIIIGQRMSKSV
- a CDS encoding FAD-binding protein codes for the protein MKSLVPHLAMAPHFAALLKLAGPSAFVATRAAAPAAPEAGEITNWEGGVTYRPAVVVRPQTIDDVVRVMKDAVKYPSPVRAVGKLHSPAPCSADDGGTMLDMTGTSRIIEIGHDFVTAEAGALYIDVAEELARHGKQFHINTEIGNVTLGAVACAATKDSSLIGTSHWGQVSSFVSGLKIVKPDGSVASYNEADDPDEMRLLRSSYGLLGVLVEVTLRVKPMTAVYAKHRVYTIEEFRTAMPELIAQRNALMMYFYPFTQKVMVEERRELPGVKPTSSGRWWLRNAFWRNLGPMFTIMIARGARGHPIEHRVRAVYDFLICRWTSMLVGGKATYPQLQIIRHQEKPGLYKFVFSMWSFDEKQFFDTFEAYSRFCREHAERTGFRCDLPAVGYRMVQDKNALLSFSHDAPAISIDPVSTGGAGWDEFLKAFNAFASAHNGHPLFNQTKHLTPEQVGKAYGKRWAEFAVARRARDPGNRLLSSYFAKLLTSAGSP